A genomic segment from Elusimicrobiota bacterium encodes:
- a CDS encoding fumarate hydratase yields MAETKLTFKYQEMFELTKGKTKFRLLTKEGVKVIKAGGREILEIKPEALAALAREAVRDVSFLLRTAHQEQVAKIFNDPEASENDKFIAYCLLENAAISAKFELPFCQDTGTATVVAKKGEQVWTSANDAEWLSKGIWETYTAENLRYSQTLPLTMYEEKNSGNNLPAQLDLYAVPGMEYNFLIVTKGGGSANKIMLYQETKATLTPEKLKPFLIEKMKSLGTAACPPYHIAFVIGGTSAEMCLKTVKLASAGYLDGLPETGNEGGRAFRDKKLEQELLKASYKLGYGAQFGGKYFAHDIRVIRLPRHGASCPIGMGLSCSADRNILAKIDKNGLWIEELEKDPGRLIPAEIRSKFSSAAQCVSIDLNRPMKEILAELSKHPIGTRLSLNGRIVVARDIAHAKFKALLDGGKDLPEYLKKHPVYYAGPAKQPENKPSGSFGPTTAGRMDPYVDPLQAKGASMVMIAKGNRSQAVTDACKKYGGFYLGSPGGPAALLAERNIRKVETLDYPELGMEAVWAIEAEDFPAFILVDDKGNDFFRKI; encoded by the coding sequence ATGGCTGAAACCAAACTTACATTCAAATATCAGGAAATGTTCGAGCTGACCAAGGGCAAGACCAAATTCCGCCTGCTTACTAAAGAGGGCGTGAAAGTTATAAAAGCCGGGGGACGCGAAATACTTGAGATAAAGCCTGAGGCGCTGGCCGCGCTCGCCCGCGAAGCCGTGCGCGATGTTTCCTTCCTGCTCCGCACCGCCCACCAGGAACAGGTGGCCAAAATTTTCAACGACCCAGAAGCCTCCGAAAACGACAAATTCATCGCTTATTGCCTGCTGGAAAACGCCGCCATTTCGGCCAAATTCGAGCTGCCGTTCTGCCAGGACACCGGCACCGCCACCGTGGTCGCTAAAAAAGGCGAACAGGTGTGGACCAGCGCGAACGACGCCGAATGGCTTTCAAAAGGCATCTGGGAGACCTACACCGCGGAAAACCTGCGCTATTCCCAGACCCTGCCGCTTACAATGTACGAGGAAAAGAACTCCGGCAACAATTTACCCGCGCAGCTGGACCTATACGCCGTGCCGGGCATGGAGTATAATTTTTTAATTGTCACAAAAGGCGGCGGCTCGGCCAACAAAATCATGCTCTACCAGGAAACCAAGGCCACCCTGACCCCTGAAAAATTAAAGCCCTTCCTTATTGAAAAAATGAAGTCGCTCGGCACCGCGGCCTGCCCCCCCTACCACATAGCTTTCGTGATAGGCGGAACCTCGGCCGAGATGTGTTTAAAAACCGTGAAGCTCGCCTCCGCCGGCTACCTGGACGGGCTCCCCGAAACCGGCAATGAAGGCGGCCGGGCCTTCCGCGACAAGAAACTGGAACAGGAACTGCTTAAAGCCTCGTATAAACTCGGCTACGGCGCGCAGTTCGGCGGCAAATATTTCGCGCACGACATAAGGGTAATAAGACTGCCCAGGCACGGCGCGTCATGTCCCATAGGAATGGGGCTCTCCTGCTCGGCGGACAGGAACATACTGGCGAAAATAGACAAGAACGGCCTCTGGATAGAAGAGCTTGAAAAGGACCCGGGCCGGCTTATCCCCGCGGAGATACGCTCTAAATTCTCGTCGGCGGCGCAATGCGTCAGCATAGACCTGAACCGGCCCATGAAGGAAATACTGGCCGAGCTTTCCAAACATCCCATAGGCACGCGGCTCTCGCTTAACGGGCGCATAGTGGTGGCCAGGGATATCGCCCACGCAAAATTCAAGGCGCTGCTGGACGGCGGCAAGGACCTGCCCGAATACCTTAAAAAGCACCCGGTCTATTACGCGGGCCCGGCCAAGCAGCCTGAGAACAAACCCTCCGGCTCGTTCGGGCCCACCACGGCGGGCCGCATGGATCCCTACGTGGACCCGCTCCAGGCCAAAGGCGCGTCCATGGTGATGATAGCCAAGGGCAACCGCTCGCAGGCCGTCACCGACGCCTGCAAAAAATACGGCGGTTTCTACCTGGGCTCCCCCGGCGGGCCGGCCGCCCTTCTGGCGGAGCGCAATATAAGGAAAGTGGAAACGCTGGACTACCCGGAACTTGGAATGGAAGCCGTGTGGGCGATAGAGGCGGAAGACTTTCCCGCTTTCATACTGGTGGACGACAAGGGCAATGATTTTTTCCGGAAGATATGA
- a CDS encoding nucleotidyltransferase domain-containing protein — MTTSITQGIFGRKSRLEVLRCLYDSGEELTGREIARRSGFSPQQTHNELKALVSLGIAERKIAAPAHLFRLNREHWVVKDVVKVVFEKEKQWLDELLKEFGGKLPHSVKSLILFGSASRSQLRPESDIDLLALVENEKDEKEVVDCFSEHGPKVLARYHYPLAPVILTMDEFRKRYKQKDKFAREILRTGRVVRGELFTEIL; from the coding sequence ATGACAACATCTATCACACAAGGCATTTTTGGCCGGAAGTCCCGCCTGGAAGTTTTACGCTGTCTTTACGATTCGGGAGAAGAACTTACGGGGCGTGAAATAGCCAGGCGCTCCGGCTTCAGCCCCCAGCAAACCCACAACGAACTTAAGGCGCTGGTTTCACTGGGAATCGCGGAACGGAAGATAGCGGCGCCGGCCCATTTGTTCCGCCTGAACAGGGAACATTGGGTAGTTAAAGATGTGGTTAAGGTTGTTTTTGAGAAAGAAAAACAGTGGTTGGATGAACTACTTAAGGAATTCGGCGGGAAACTGCCGCATTCGGTAAAATCCCTTATTCTTTTTGGAAGCGCGTCGCGCAGCCAGCTCCGGCCGGAAAGCGACATAGATCTGTTGGCTTTGGTTGAGAACGAAAAAGACGAGAAAGAAGTGGTGGATTGCTTCAGCGAGCATGGCCCAAAAGTGTTGGCACGGTATCATTATCCGCTGGCCCCTGTTATTTTAACCATGGATGAATTCCGCAAACGGTACAAACAAAAGGATAAATTCGCCCGGGAAATCCTGAGAACAGGGAGAGTTGTACGAGGGGAGTTGTTTACGGAAATTCTATGA
- a CDS encoding fumarate reductase/succinate dehydrogenase flavoprotein subunit, translating into MKLDAQIPAGPIEKKWDNHKFNVKLVNPNNKRKFDILVVGTGLAGASAAASLGELGYNVKVFCLQDTPRRAHSIAAQGGINAAKNYPNDGDSVWRLFHDTIKGGDYRAREANVYRLAQVSNQIIDHCAAIGVPFGREYGGLLSNRSFGGAQVSRTFYTRGQTGQQLLLGAYSAMMRQAAAGTVKIYPRREMSDIVISNGKARGIIVRNLVTGELETYSGHAVLLCTGGYANVFYLSTNASGCNVSAAWTAYKKGAGFANPCFTQIHPTCIPRSGEHQSKLTLMSESLRNDGRIWVPKSKGDKRPPNAIPEDERDYFLERRYPAFGNLVPRDIASRASKAMIDEGRGVGPTGLSVYLDFRDSIKRKGENKIREEYGNLFDMYHQITDENGYKVPMRIYPASHYTMGGLWVDYNLMTTVPGLFALGEANFSDHGANRLGASALMQGLADGFFVIPATIGGYLGSSKFELVSENSAEFKAGVSAVTNKLNKLLAIKGKKTPTEFHRELGNVMWTDCGMGRNEAGLKKALKKIPEIREEFWENLALPGTSMEMNQTLEKAFKVADFLEFAELLVKDALERKESCGAHFREESVTPEGEARRDDANFSHAAVWEYKGEGNEPALNKEPLAFENIKMAERNYK; encoded by the coding sequence ATGAAACTTGACGCGCAGATACCCGCGGGACCGATAGAAAAGAAATGGGACAACCATAAATTCAACGTGAAGCTGGTAAACCCGAACAATAAACGAAAATTCGACATTCTGGTAGTGGGCACCGGGCTTGCAGGCGCCTCGGCCGCCGCTTCGCTTGGCGAGCTGGGCTATAATGTAAAAGTTTTCTGTCTGCAGGATACCCCAAGGCGCGCCCACTCCATAGCGGCCCAGGGCGGCATAAACGCCGCAAAAAATTATCCCAACGACGGCGACTCGGTCTGGCGGCTTTTCCACGACACCATAAAGGGCGGGGACTACCGCGCCAGGGAGGCCAATGTTTACCGCCTGGCGCAGGTTTCAAACCAGATAATAGACCACTGCGCCGCCATAGGCGTACCGTTCGGCAGGGAATACGGCGGCCTTCTGTCCAACCGCTCTTTCGGCGGCGCGCAGGTTTCGCGCACTTTTTACACAAGGGGCCAGACCGGCCAGCAGCTGCTTCTGGGCGCCTACTCCGCAATGATGCGCCAGGCGGCCGCCGGCACGGTGAAAATTTACCCGCGCCGCGAGATGTCGGATATCGTGATCTCGAACGGCAAGGCGCGCGGAATAATTGTAAGGAATCTGGTCACCGGCGAGCTGGAAACCTATTCCGGCCACGCGGTGCTTTTATGCACCGGCGGCTACGCCAACGTGTTCTATCTTTCCACCAACGCGTCGGGCTGCAATGTATCCGCCGCCTGGACCGCTTACAAAAAGGGCGCGGGATTTGCCAACCCCTGCTTCACCCAGATCCACCCCACCTGCATACCGCGCTCGGGGGAACACCAGTCGAAACTGACGCTTATGAGCGAAAGCCTGCGCAATGACGGCCGCATATGGGTGCCGAAGAGCAAAGGCGACAAACGCCCGCCGAACGCGATACCCGAAGACGAAAGGGATTATTTTCTGGAACGGCGTTACCCCGCTTTCGGCAACCTCGTGCCGAGGGACATCGCCTCAAGGGCATCCAAGGCGATGATAGACGAAGGCCGCGGCGTGGGCCCCACGGGCCTTTCGGTTTACCTGGATTTCAGGGACTCCATAAAAAGGAAGGGAGAAAACAAAATACGCGAGGAATACGGCAACCTTTTTGACATGTACCATCAGATAACGGATGAGAACGGCTATAAAGTCCCGATGCGCATATACCCGGCTTCGCATTACACCATGGGCGGCCTGTGGGTGGACTATAACCTTATGACCACCGTGCCGGGCCTGTTCGCGCTGGGCGAAGCCAACTTCTCCGACCACGGCGCCAACCGCCTCGGGGCCAGCGCCCTAATGCAGGGGCTCGCGGACGGCTTCTTTGTGATACCCGCCACTATAGGCGGCTACCTGGGCTCGTCAAAGTTCGAGCTGGTAAGCGAAAACTCCGCCGAGTTCAAAGCCGGGGTGTCGGCGGTAACGAACAAGCTGAATAAACTGCTGGCCATAAAAGGCAAAAAGACCCCCACTGAATTCCACCGCGAGCTCGGCAACGTGATGTGGACCGACTGCGGCATGGGCCGCAACGAGGCCGGCCTGAAGAAAGCCCTGAAAAAGATACCGGAAATAAGGGAAGAATTCTGGGAGAATCTGGCGCTGCCCGGCACGAGCATGGAAATGAATCAGACGCTGGAAAAAGCGTTCAAGGTGGCTGATTTTCTGGAATTTGCGGAACTGCTGGTAAAAGACGCTCTGGAGCGCAAAGAATCCTGCGGGGCGCATTTCAGGGAAGAATCCGTTACCCCCGAGGGCGAAGCCAGGCGCGACGACGCCAACTTCTCGCACGCCGCGGTTTGGGAATACAAGGGCGAAGGCAACGAGCCCGCTCTGAACAAAGAGCCGCTGGCCTTTGAAAATATCAAGATGGCGGAGAGGAATTATAAGTAA
- a CDS encoding carboxypeptidase-like regulatory domain-containing protein, translating into MLNRKGATFIELMIAVAVITFGVLASMGAFKYINMAISQARLKTIATNLAQEKMEMLKNKSYYQLLVTVNPAVSSGYSPNFVYDSSNYPPEIFAMWGSQAFTRVVNVDYASVSGTSVSTVPYSSDDPGMKRITVYVLWSERGVKKKVQLDSYYQNPDAVTLNSGFNGTVTISGGGNLAGALVQVIGSPRWKGYSGSDGKYTFQVVTGSYTLVCSSAGFYSNPTSAPVYVADGAYTAQNFSLVRIGTGTVGSASVYTVSPGLLISQVVASTVQAPGSFDAQYIELFNPTTAAITVGSSISAHSINLNIASTCGAARTCQDVNLNYVNTSVAPGGYYLIANRSSVTVMGTNYTADAYYTDTANISCSPAPPDWSAPLVKRLIQSGHNGAVWLTDSGGNPLDAVGWTHESDPAQCEGNCIPFNGGATPHGLLQGDQIVRFSTPCAVGITYGRAYDSGNNATSFYYNNALTAAGISYKPFSRSSSLTAQTILSGAPATSAYVFADDGQSAAALAFNSSVTGAQGQVCPVSSFTLVGVATGTWKVTVVSGNYMQTISTVIVTQNVSTGVPNGITVSSWPASGFSYTALTSTYTGGLASGFVYGVDTAYTAPLAGKTVWANNGASTVTDAKGWYLLALPVGTAALTANYNSADSSYGTSDAIVNITQGAVTTVPDFHLSRVGVIKGYVTPGTGALPNITVTAILNQDVYQDVSDNTGYFYINAPVSASYYTVTPELDPLQTYTTAPTSPLLALVTTAGGTVQVGTITVVGGMGTITGSVTNGGAAITTGVLIVASTAAVPDPLPAVYAQTSPAQTILYSVSSQADGTYSLDVRSGGTYQMRAFYPMVNVQTGSVSYTSKTLSSVVVIATATATGKNFTWP; encoded by the coding sequence ATGTTAAACAGAAAAGGCGCGACATTTATCGAACTCATGATCGCCGTGGCTGTTATTACTTTCGGCGTGCTGGCCAGCATGGGGGCTTTTAAGTATATTAACATGGCGATCTCCCAGGCCCGCCTTAAAACCATCGCCACCAACCTGGCCCAGGAAAAAATGGAGATGTTGAAAAACAAATCCTATTATCAGCTTCTGGTGACCGTTAACCCGGCGGTCAGTTCCGGTTATAGCCCCAATTTTGTATATGACTCGAGCAATTATCCCCCTGAAATCTTTGCTATGTGGGGATCACAGGCTTTTACGCGGGTCGTAAATGTGGATTATGCGTCAGTTTCCGGAACCAGCGTTTCCACGGTCCCTTACTCTTCGGATGATCCCGGCATGAAGAGGATAACCGTTTATGTTCTGTGGTCGGAGCGCGGGGTGAAAAAGAAAGTCCAGCTGGACAGCTACTACCAGAATCCCGATGCTGTCACTTTAAACTCGGGATTTAACGGTACCGTGACCATCAGCGGCGGCGGCAATCTTGCCGGAGCGCTGGTTCAGGTGATAGGCTCTCCAAGGTGGAAGGGCTACTCGGGCTCCGACGGCAAGTACACTTTCCAGGTGGTTACGGGAAGCTATACTCTTGTCTGCTCTTCGGCGGGCTTCTATTCCAACCCCACCAGCGCTCCCGTTTATGTCGCCGACGGCGCATATACGGCGCAAAATTTTTCGCTGGTCCGTATTGGTACCGGCACGGTGGGCTCAGCCAGCGTTTACACCGTAAGCCCCGGCCTGCTCATAAGCCAGGTGGTGGCTTCAACAGTTCAGGCGCCCGGCAGTTTTGACGCCCAGTATATCGAGCTGTTCAATCCCACCACCGCCGCTATTACCGTCGGCAGCAGCATTTCCGCGCATTCTATAAACCTGAACATCGCCTCTACCTGCGGCGCCGCCAGAACCTGCCAGGATGTCAACCTGAACTATGTAAACACCTCCGTAGCCCCCGGCGGTTATTACCTGATAGCGAACAGGTCTTCGGTCACGGTGATGGGAACAAATTATACCGCCGACGCCTATTACACGGACACAGCCAACATTTCCTGTTCCCCCGCTCCGCCGGACTGGTCCGCGCCGCTCGTCAAGCGGCTTATCCAGTCGGGCCATAACGGGGCCGTCTGGCTGACCGACAGCGGCGGCAATCCCCTTGACGCCGTCGGCTGGACTCACGAGTCAGACCCCGCGCAGTGCGAAGGCAACTGCATACCGTTTAACGGCGGGGCGACCCCCCACGGCCTGCTTCAGGGCGACCAGATAGTGCGGTTTTCCACGCCCTGCGCCGTGGGGATAACCTACGGCAGGGCCTATGACAGCGGCAATAACGCGACCAGTTTTTACTACAACAATGCCCTCACCGCGGCCGGCATCTCTTATAAGCCTTTCAGCAGATCCTCCAGCCTTACCGCCCAGACCATACTCTCCGGCGCGCCGGCGACGTCCGCTTATGTTTTCGCCGACGACGGACAATCCGCGGCGGCGCTGGCGTTCAACAGTTCAGTGACCGGCGCTCAGGGGCAGGTCTGCCCTGTTTCGTCTTTTACTTTAGTGGGAGTTGCCACCGGCACCTGGAAAGTTACGGTCGTGTCGGGGAACTACATGCAGACTATTTCCACCGTCATAGTGACGCAGAATGTAAGCACAGGCGTTCCCAACGGCATCACCGTGTCTTCCTGGCCCGCCTCCGGTTTCAGCTACACGGCGCTCACTTCCACCTATACCGGCGGTCTGGCTTCCGGTTTCGTTTACGGCGTGGATACGGCCTATACCGCGCCTTTGGCGGGAAAAACGGTGTGGGCGAATAACGGGGCTTCCACCGTTACCGACGCAAAGGGCTGGTATCTTCTGGCTTTGCCTGTCGGCACCGCGGCGCTTACCGCCAATTACAATTCGGCCGACTCAAGCTACGGCACCAGCGACGCTATCGTCAATATAACGCAGGGGGCGGTAACGACCGTACCCGATTTTCATCTGTCCCGGGTCGGAGTCATAAAGGGGTATGTCACCCCCGGAACGGGCGCTCTTCCCAATATCACGGTCACGGCGATTCTGAACCAGGATGTATATCAGGACGTCAGCGATAATACGGGGTACTTCTATATCAACGCGCCAGTCTCGGCAAGCTACTACACCGTTACGCCCGAGCTGGATCCGCTCCAGACTTATACTACGGCGCCCACAAGCCCTCTTCTGGCCCTGGTTACCACCGCCGGAGGCACCGTTCAGGTAGGAACTATCACGGTAGTGGGCGGCATGGGAACTATTACGGGGAGCGTCACTAACGGCGGCGCCGCTATCACCACCGGCGTGCTGATAGTCGCAAGCACGGCGGCCGTCCCCGACCCCCTGCCGGCCGTTTACGCCCAGACCTCCCCCGCGCAGACCATTCTTTATTCCGTCTCAAGCCAGGCGGACGGGACCTACAGCCTGGATGTGCGTTCCGGCGGCACTTATCAAATGCGCGCTTTTTACCCCATGGTGAACGTACAGACCGGCTCGGTGAGCTATACCAGCAAAACGCTCTCCTCTGTCGTAGTCATCGCCACAGCCACAGCGACGGGGAAGAATTTCACATGGCCATAA
- a CDS encoding type II secretion system protein: protein MAIKLKKGYTLIEVMLTVAIIGIVGGMAFPIMRQMTNFWRQTTARNDIQRDVRVALDTINRFARQAQGDTVIIDNASGQPPASRLQFSVINQSGQTVTMLFYQKGNRLYMSNNGNISVLSYNLSYIAFTYPRTDDTTLISVAITTQSPTYMGGKKALQLSIQKVRIMN, encoded by the coding sequence ATGGCCATAAAACTTAAAAAAGGGTATACCCTTATAGAGGTAATGCTGACCGTCGCCATTATCGGCATCGTGGGCGGTATGGCCTTTCCGATCATGAGGCAGATGACCAACTTCTGGCGGCAGACCACGGCCAGAAACGACATTCAGCGGGATGTGAGGGTAGCCCTTGACACAATAAACAGGTTCGCCCGCCAGGCTCAGGGCGACACGGTAATAATAGACAACGCTTCGGGGCAGCCTCCCGCTTCGCGCCTGCAGTTTTCAGTCATAAATCAAAGCGGGCAGACTGTAACCATGCTCTTTTACCAGAAAGGGAACAGGCTCTACATGTCCAATAACGGCAATATCTCCGTGCTGTCCTACAACCTTTCCTACATCGCGTTCACTTACCCGCGCACGGACGACACAACCCTGATCTCGGTGGCCATCACCACCCAGTCGCCCACCTATATGGGCGGCAAGAAAGCGCTGCAGCTATCCATCCAGAAAGTGAGGATAATGAACTAG
- a CDS encoding zeta toxin family protein, translating to MRIKNVYVVAGPNGAGKTTFAKEFLPYYAKCPNFVNADLIAQGLSPFVPRAAAIKAGKLVLTRIHDFAGIGADFGFETTLSGKTCLNLFKRLKARGYKVHIFFLWVPGPSLSLVRIKERVASGGHDVPAEDIERRFSRSIPNFFKLYKPLANSWMLFNNAGAKPVLIAKGNNGHLEVIDAALFENITGEI from the coding sequence ATGAGGATTAAGAATGTCTATGTGGTTGCGGGGCCGAATGGGGCGGGAAAAACCACTTTTGCCAAAGAATTTCTGCCGTATTACGCCAAATGCCCCAATTTTGTCAATGCCGATTTGATAGCCCAGGGTTTGTCTCCTTTTGTGCCGCGCGCGGCGGCCATCAAGGCTGGTAAACTGGTTTTAACCCGTATACATGATTTTGCGGGGATTGGCGCGGATTTTGGATTTGAGACCACCCTTTCGGGAAAAACCTGTCTGAATTTATTTAAGCGTCTTAAAGCTCGCGGGTATAAAGTGCATATTTTTTTTCTATGGGTGCCGGGTCCCAGCCTTTCGCTTGTCAGGATTAAGGAGAGGGTCGCCTCAGGCGGACACGATGTTCCCGCGGAGGATATTGAACGCCGGTTTAGCCGGTCCATTCCCAATTTTTTCAAGTTGTATAAACCGCTGGCAAATTCCTGGATGTTGTTTAATAATGCGGGAGCCAAGCCGGTCTTGATTGCGAAGGGAAACAACGGGCATTTGGAAGTCATAGATGCCGCGTTGTTCGAAAATATTACCGGAGAGATTTGA
- a CDS encoding S8 family peptidase → MKKLLWIFAGALLMSAARAQASQKIISFDPAYRGGAMAKSIEDIGGKVTKEFKIIDALVAVFPDAIKDASIYALKGVTTVEEDKYIKWIEETPLSMTGNPLPTMEQAMDLIRAGAGLPVFGDSKPAADPALAEIPWGVKRVNASGAWNFTEGAGVKVAIIDTGMDYNHPDLKANYAGGYNAIVSTMTPMDDHGHGTHVSGTIGAVRDSVGVVGIAPRASLYAVKVLDKNGSGTYSNVISGIEWAAQNKMNVINMSLGGGGSVDAMAKVMTAANQAGVTIVCAAGNDSGPVNYPAKYPEAIAVSASDSGDKIASFSSRGAEIAFIAPGVNIYSTYKGGKYTTMSGTSMACPHMAGLAALAVAAGAKTPAAVREALTKSASSLGLKPVEEGAGLVDAAKIAH, encoded by the coding sequence ATGAAGAAATTACTCTGGATATTTGCCGGCGCGCTGCTGATGAGCGCGGCCCGCGCGCAGGCTTCGCAGAAAATTATAAGCTTTGATCCGGCCTACCGCGGCGGCGCCATGGCGAAAAGCATTGAAGACATCGGCGGAAAGGTGACAAAGGAATTTAAAATAATAGACGCCCTGGTAGCTGTTTTTCCTGATGCCATTAAAGACGCCAGCATTTACGCCCTCAAAGGAGTTACAACCGTTGAAGAGGACAAATATATCAAATGGATAGAGGAAACCCCCCTGTCCATGACGGGAAACCCGCTTCCCACCATGGAGCAGGCGATGGACCTGATACGCGCAGGCGCGGGCCTGCCTGTTTTCGGGGACAGCAAACCCGCCGCGGACCCGGCGCTCGCTGAAATACCCTGGGGCGTGAAGCGCGTAAACGCTTCCGGCGCATGGAATTTCACCGAAGGCGCGGGAGTTAAGGTGGCTATTATAGACACCGGCATGGACTACAACCACCCTGACCTGAAAGCTAATTACGCCGGCGGCTATAACGCCATTGTCTCTACGATGACCCCCATGGACGACCACGGCCACGGCACACATGTGTCCGGCACCATAGGCGCGGTGAGGGATTCTGTTGGCGTGGTGGGCATAGCCCCCAGGGCAAGCCTTTACGCCGTGAAAGTGCTGGACAAGAACGGCTCCGGCACATATTCCAATGTCATTTCAGGCATCGAATGGGCGGCCCAGAACAAAATGAATGTCATCAACATGAGCCTGGGCGGCGGCGGTTCGGTGGACGCCATGGCAAAAGTCATGACGGCGGCAAACCAGGCCGGCGTCACCATAGTCTGCGCGGCCGGCAATGATTCGGGCCCGGTAAATTACCCGGCCAAATACCCCGAAGCTATAGCTGTTTCCGCATCCGATTCAGGCGACAAGATAGCTTCCTTCTCCTCAAGAGGAGCTGAGATCGCCTTTATAGCGCCCGGCGTTAATATTTATTCCACCTACAAAGGCGGGAAATACACGACCATGTCGGGAACCTCCATGGCCTGCCCTCATATGGCGGGCCTGGCGGCTTTGGCGGTGGCGGCCGGGGCAAAAACTCCGGCGGCGGTACGGGAAGCCCTAACCAAATCGGCTTCAAGCCTGGGCCTTAAGCCTGTTGAAGAAGGCGCGGGCCTTGTAGACGCGGCAAAGATCGCGCATTAA
- a CDS encoding J domain-containing protein: MPSDKDYYRLLQVHPDADPAIIKSAYRTLMSELNAHPDKGGSTQIAQQLNEAYETLSDAVKRFLYDKERPKPQAVMPQPEARRAYPAPAGQKRSSPAPNAIPQVKCPICGNTIEVPGPTSRQTRVAYIRELSGFQMYSGHEISHAEAEQIAIRLVPN; the protein is encoded by the coding sequence ATGCCGTCGGATAAAGATTACTACAGACTTCTTCAAGTGCATCCGGACGCGGACCCGGCGATAATTAAGAGCGCTTATCGCACGCTGATGAGCGAGCTTAACGCGCACCCCGACAAGGGCGGTTCAACGCAAATCGCCCAGCAGTTGAACGAGGCCTATGAAACGCTGTCCGACGCCGTAAAAAGATTTCTCTATGACAAAGAAAGGCCCAAACCCCAGGCGGTAATGCCGCAGCCTGAGGCGAGAAGAGCTTACCCGGCGCCGGCCGGGCAAAAGCGGTCTTCCCCCGCGCCAAACGCTATTCCCCAGGTAAAGTGTCCTATATGCGGGAATACGATAGAAGTGCCCGGTCCGACATCCCGGCAGACCAGGGTGGCTTACATCAGGGAACTCTCGGGGTTCCAGATGTACAGCGGCCACGAAATATCCCACGCGGAAGCCGAACAGATAGCCATCAGGCTGGTGCCGAATTAA
- a CDS encoding succinate dehydrogenase/fumarate reductase iron-sulfur subunit, producing MDKHFSVTIRVWRQNGPDEKGKMVPYQVNDISPDMSFLEMIDVLNEDLIRKNERPITVESDCREGICGCCGLVVNGEVHGPDEHSTVCQLHMRRFKDGDVIVVEPWRVKSFPIIRDLAVDRSALDRIIQAGGYISVNTGAAPDANSIPVNKENAEEAMDSAACIGCGACVAACPNGAAMLFTGAKVSQLALLPQGKPERERRVLCMLEAMDRESFGNCTNEYECEAVCPKEVKASNIARLNREFLLANLFGKAEPKAAARHLISTPDVPEEE from the coding sequence ATGGACAAACATTTCAGCGTTACTATCCGGGTTTGGCGGCAGAACGGCCCCGACGAAAAGGGAAAGATGGTCCCCTATCAGGTGAATGATATCTCCCCCGATATGTCTTTCCTTGAGATGATAGATGTTTTAAACGAAGACCTTATCAGGAAAAACGAACGCCCCATAACGGTGGAAAGCGACTGCCGCGAAGGCATCTGCGGCTGCTGCGGCCTGGTGGTGAACGGCGAGGTGCACGGCCCCGACGAGCACTCCACCGTCTGCCAGCTGCACATGCGCCGCTTTAAGGACGGGGATGTTATTGTCGTAGAGCCCTGGCGCGTGAAATCGTTCCCGATAATCAGGGACCTGGCGGTTGACCGCTCGGCTCTGGACAGGATTATACAGGCGGGCGGCTACATTTCCGTGAACACGGGGGCCGCGCCGGACGCCAATTCGATACCGGTTAACAAAGAGAACGCCGAAGAAGCCATGGACTCGGCCGCCTGCATAGGCTGCGGGGCGTGCGTGGCGGCCTGCCCGAACGGCGCAGCGATGCTTTTTACGGGCGCGAAGGTATCGCAGCTCGCGCTTTTGCCGCAGGGCAAGCCGGAAAGGGAAAGGCGGGTGCTCTGCATGCTGGAGGCGATGGACAGGGAAAGCTTCGGCAACTGCACGAATGAGTATGAATGCGAGGCGGTCTGTCCCAAAGAGGTAAAGGCCTCCAATATCGCCAGGCTGAACCGCGAATTTCTGCTGGCGAACCTGTTCGGCAAAGCCGAACCGAAAGCCGCCGCCAGGCATCTGATCTCCACCCCCGACGTGCCGGAAGAAGAATAG